A DNA window from Halorubrum sp. DM2 contains the following coding sequences:
- a CDS encoding thioredoxin family protein, with amino-acid sequence MSSDTASGNGAQAGGIVDVESAESFRETVANNEQVVVDYFADWCGPCKQQTPILEELAGTIDAPVLGVDTDEHNDLAAEAGVRSIPTVAIYRDGEEVERFVGVTGADEIRAALN; translated from the coding sequence ATGTCATCCGACACGGCTTCCGGTAACGGCGCACAGGCGGGCGGGATCGTCGACGTGGAGAGCGCGGAGTCGTTCCGCGAGACCGTCGCGAACAACGAACAGGTCGTCGTCGACTACTTCGCGGACTGGTGTGGCCCCTGTAAGCAGCAGACGCCTATCCTCGAAGAGCTGGCGGGCACAATCGACGCCCCGGTGCTCGGCGTCGACACCGACGAGCACAACGACCTCGCCGCGGAGGCGGGCGTCCGATCGATCCCCACGGTCGCGATCTACCGCGACGGCGAGGAGGTCGAGCGGTTCGTCGGCGTGACGGGCGCCGACGAGATTCGGGCCGCACTGAACTAA
- a CDS encoding NAD(P)/FAD-dependent oxidoreductase, whose protein sequence is MPTHVAVVGAYGSAGAAVAERLADDPDITLTLIDDGEPGGGLCILRGCMPSKEVLSAAEHRFAARHDDRLTGAVPDVDLEAVVGRKDEHTSNFAAHRRAAVEGLTERDGVSFVHDTARFVDDGKLAVGERTIDPDYVVIATGSTTNLPSLPGIDDVEVLTSADVLDATSFGDSGVVMGFGYVGMELVPYLSEAVGMDLTVIEHDARPLDEADAPFGDALLEYYRDAFDIDVLTRTDEQQVEPTDAGGVRLHVTRDGVEETIEADQLFAFTGRRPTLDRLGLDETALDPGPGWVEATMQARDDDRVFVAGDANGKEPILHVAKEQGFVTAANVRNHRDGEPLEEYTNVHHHVVFSGLGVLPFARVGHSAASAEAADLDHLVVTRDASSDGVFKTKNVPEGLARLVVGTDGTVLGYQGLHYHADAMAKTMQVIVEMGLDVREVPDRAYHPTTPEILDGLFRDAVAALSEE, encoded by the coding sequence ATGCCTACACACGTGGCGGTCGTCGGTGCATACGGAAGTGCGGGCGCCGCCGTGGCCGAGCGGCTCGCGGACGACCCGGACATTACATTGACACTTATCGACGACGGCGAGCCGGGCGGCGGCCTCTGTATCCTCCGTGGCTGTATGCCCTCAAAGGAGGTTCTCTCCGCCGCTGAGCATCGGTTCGCCGCCCGTCACGACGACCGACTCACGGGAGCGGTACCAGACGTCGACCTCGAGGCCGTCGTCGGCCGCAAGGACGAACACACGTCGAACTTCGCGGCGCATCGCCGCGCCGCGGTCGAAGGACTCACCGAACGCGACGGCGTCAGCTTCGTTCACGACACCGCGCGGTTCGTCGACGACGGGAAACTCGCCGTCGGAGAGCGGACGATCGATCCGGATTACGTGGTGATCGCCACCGGCTCGACGACGAATCTCCCGTCGCTTCCCGGGATCGACGACGTCGAGGTACTGACGAGCGCGGACGTCCTCGACGCCACGTCGTTCGGCGACTCCGGCGTCGTCATGGGGTTCGGTTACGTCGGCATGGAACTCGTGCCCTACCTCAGCGAGGCCGTGGGGATGGACCTGACTGTGATTGAACACGACGCGCGACCGCTCGACGAGGCGGACGCCCCGTTCGGCGACGCGCTCCTCGAGTATTACCGGGACGCCTTCGACATCGACGTGCTCACGCGGACCGACGAGCAACAGGTCGAACCCACCGACGCGGGCGGCGTCAGGCTTCACGTCACGCGTGACGGCGTCGAAGAGACGATCGAGGCCGACCAGCTGTTCGCGTTCACCGGTCGTCGCCCGACGCTCGATCGGCTGGGGCTCGACGAAACGGCCCTCGACCCCGGTCCGGGGTGGGTCGAGGCGACGATGCAGGCCCGCGACGACGACCGAGTCTTCGTCGCGGGCGACGCCAACGGCAAGGAGCCGATCCTCCACGTCGCGAAAGAGCAGGGGTTCGTCACCGCGGCAAACGTTCGAAACCACCGCGACGGGGAGCCACTCGAGGAGTACACCAACGTTCATCACCACGTGGTGTTTTCGGGACTGGGCGTCCTGCCGTTCGCTCGGGTCGGCCACTCGGCGGCCTCGGCCGAGGCGGCGGACCTCGATCACTTGGTCGTCACCCGCGACGCGTCGAGTGACGGCGTGTTCAAGACCAAGAACGTCCCGGAGGGTCTCGCCCGGCTCGTCGTCGGTACCGACGGGACCGTCCTCGGCTATCAGGGCCTCCACTACCATGCCGACGCGATGGCGAAAACGATGCAAGTGATCGTCGAAATGGGACTGGACGTGCGGGAGGTCCCCGACCGAGCGTATCACCCGACGACGCCCGAGATACTCGACGGACTGTTCCGGGACGCGGTGGCGGCGCTCTCGGAGGAGTGA
- a CDS encoding C2H2-type zinc finger protein yields MTNDTSDEPHVCEICDEPFETESELTRHVRDVGIVD; encoded by the coding sequence ATGACGAACGACACATCGGACGAACCGCACGTCTGTGAGATCTGTGACGAACCGTTCGAGACCGAGTCCGAACTGACGCGTCACGTCCGTGACGTCGGTATCGTCGACTGA
- a CDS encoding cupin domain-containing protein — translation MKRVSVDDVENSIQPAAVMRHLTDALGLTDMAINYYELEPGDSFAFAYHSHEVQEEAFYVVSGTATFETADGPVEVGPNEIVRFGRNEFQRGWNRGDEPVRALAIGAPLEYGTQIKLRYCPDCDAETEADLRTVPDVDREGDEDGQDAIVAECVECGVKTGRWYEGSMDGEVP, via the coding sequence ATGAAACGCGTCAGCGTCGACGACGTCGAGAACTCGATCCAGCCGGCCGCGGTGATGCGACACCTCACCGACGCGCTCGGGCTGACGGACATGGCGATCAACTACTACGAGCTGGAGCCGGGCGACAGCTTCGCGTTCGCGTATCACAGCCACGAGGTTCAGGAGGAGGCGTTCTACGTCGTCTCGGGTACTGCGACGTTCGAGACGGCGGACGGACCGGTTGAGGTGGGACCGAACGAGATCGTTCGGTTCGGCCGCAACGAGTTCCAGCGCGGGTGGAACCGCGGCGACGAGCCCGTTCGGGCGCTCGCTATCGGCGCGCCGCTGGAGTACGGGACACAGATCAAACTCCGGTACTGTCCGGACTGCGACGCGGAGACGGAGGCGGACCTGCGCACCGTCCCGGACGTGGACAGAGAAGGAGATGAGGACGGACAGGACGCCATCGTCGCGGAGTGCGTCGAGTGCGGGGTCAAGACCGGACGGTGGTACGAGGGCTCGATGGACGGGGAGGTGCCCTGA
- a CDS encoding glutamate synthase-related protein — translation MTGTPPADVGSPSRVAAWSDLNDRDPVHARVEGVDLVVIRYDGEVSVLYGRCLHRGVLLGDGHVEGDDLICGVHGWDYRVDTGVSEYDNSEVLATFTVWVDESEDAVYVDADEVAAWAEENPQPYGEPEPGEESDGSMRATADGLESGAVNPEFYGEPEAETEPYAHYIQKLAREGPEGIGEHGSVSAMGVPRTELPSWDDLQILTAQLDRTPLIDDHPVDTGLVIGPNAENPLELEIPVFVSDMSFGALSEEAKVAISKGADAAGTGVCSGEGGMLPEEQSANSRYFYEYATGKFGWDIEKVADVQAFHFKAGQGAKTGTGGHLPGEKVQGKIAEVRDLEPGTDAVSPSRFGDLETPADFAAVADRVREVGGGIPVGFKLSAQHVEDDIDFALEAGADYLILDGRGGGTGAAPDVFKNNISVPTIAAIPRARRHLDARDATDVTLIATGGLRTESDFIKALALGADGVAVANAAMQAIGCLGMRACDSNNCPVGIASQREDLRSRLVIDSAAEGLANYFAATVKLMKVMARACGHDDLGGFERRDLTTWKRDVADLTGVEYAGIGAENRRR, via the coding sequence ATGACCGGGACGCCGCCGGCCGACGTGGGATCCCCCAGCCGGGTGGCCGCCTGGAGCGACCTCAACGACCGTGATCCGGTACACGCCCGCGTCGAGGGCGTCGACCTCGTCGTCATCAGGTACGACGGCGAGGTGTCCGTTCTGTACGGCCGGTGTCTCCACCGCGGCGTGCTCCTGGGCGACGGCCACGTCGAGGGCGACGACCTCATCTGCGGCGTCCACGGCTGGGACTACCGGGTCGACACGGGCGTCAGCGAGTACGACAACTCGGAGGTGTTAGCGACGTTCACGGTGTGGGTCGACGAGAGCGAGGACGCCGTCTACGTCGACGCCGACGAGGTGGCTGCGTGGGCCGAGGAGAACCCGCAGCCGTACGGCGAGCCCGAGCCCGGCGAGGAAAGCGACGGGTCGATGCGGGCGACGGCCGACGGCCTCGAGAGCGGCGCAGTCAACCCCGAGTTCTACGGCGAGCCGGAGGCGGAGACGGAACCGTACGCCCACTACATCCAGAAGCTCGCCCGCGAGGGCCCGGAGGGGATCGGCGAGCACGGGAGCGTCTCCGCGATGGGCGTTCCGCGGACGGAGCTCCCGAGCTGGGACGACCTCCAGATCCTCACCGCGCAGCTCGACCGGACGCCCCTGATCGACGACCACCCCGTCGACACGGGGCTAGTGATCGGCCCGAACGCCGAGAATCCGCTCGAACTGGAGATCCCGGTGTTCGTCAGCGACATGAGCTTCGGCGCGCTGAGCGAGGAGGCGAAGGTCGCTATCTCGAAGGGCGCGGACGCCGCGGGAACGGGCGTCTGCTCCGGTGAAGGGGGAATGCTGCCCGAAGAGCAGTCGGCCAACTCCCGGTACTTCTACGAGTACGCCACAGGGAAGTTCGGCTGGGACATCGAGAAGGTCGCCGACGTACAGGCGTTCCACTTCAAGGCCGGCCAGGGCGCGAAGACGGGGACCGGCGGCCATCTGCCGGGCGAGAAGGTCCAAGGGAAGATCGCCGAGGTGCGCGATCTCGAACCGGGTACCGACGCCGTCAGTCCCTCGCGGTTCGGCGACTTAGAGACGCCCGCAGACTTCGCGGCGGTGGCGGACCGCGTCCGCGAGGTCGGCGGCGGCATCCCGGTCGGGTTCAAGCTCTCCGCTCAACACGTCGAGGACGACATCGACTTCGCGTTAGAGGCGGGGGCGGACTACCTCATCCTCGACGGCCGCGGCGGTGGGACCGGCGCTGCGCCGGATGTGTTCAAAAACAACATCTCGGTGCCGACGATCGCCGCGATCCCGCGGGCCCGCCGGCACCTCGACGCCCGCGACGCGACCGACGTGACGCTGATCGCGACCGGCGGGCTCCGGACCGAGTCGGACTTCATCAAGGCGCTGGCGCTCGGCGCGGACGGCGTCGCGGTCGCGAACGCTGCGATGCAGGCGATCGGCTGTCTCGGGATGCGCGCGTGCGACTCGAACAACTGCCCGGTCGGGATCGCAAGCCAGCGGGAGGACCTCCGAAGTCGACTCGTGATCGACTCTGCCGCGGAGGGGCTCGCGAACTACTTCGCCGCCACGGTCAAGCTCATGAAGGTGATGGCCCGGGCGTGCGGCCACGACGACCTCGGCGGCTTCGAGCGTCGCGACCTGACGACGTGGAAGCGCGACGTCGCCGACCTGACGGGGGTCGAATACGCAGGCATCGGCGCCGAGAATCGCCGGCGATGA
- a CDS encoding thiamine pyrophosphate-binding protein yields the protein MGTNDSPGQPAGNVTWHKALSPGELPEGRVEAVSCGGTTVAMTHYDGEYAALDNSCPHQGGPLGEGSIETGCLRCPWHGWDFDPLTGETPGSHDDAVETFPVEEREDGIYVGFPEEEPHERTVSDVVAETLVNWGVRQVWGIVGHSNLGLADALRREAETGNLTYYGVRHEGAAAFAASAYGKLTGRPAACFSIAGPGATNMLTGLWDANVDRSPTIALTGQVESQVLGTGNFQEVDLEAAYGDVAAFEATVLHDSDSAELATRAAKTAVLERGVSHLVFPDEIQTQSAEGVKPADPEGRITDRDISPPADALDDAEELLAEAERPVIVVGHGARFHMDPVVELAERLDCPVLTTFKAKGQIPDSHPLAGGVLGRSGTPIASHFMNESDLLAVFGASFSNHTGIAEYKPIIHVDFDAMTLGKHHSVDVPVWGEIGVTVDELNDRLDGADVAAESQREELADRWEIWRDEKATRRDQPAERGVNYATVFEAMSQIVPDDAVVPVDVGNNTYAFGRYFEPEDQSVLMSGYLGSIGFAFPAALGAWAATQEPGSRFAGRPVVSISSDGGFGQYMSEFTTAVKYDMDLTHVLLNDDELGKISKEQRTGGWDVWQTDLVNPRFAEFAENCGGHGAYVDDKADLDDALREAIAYDGPALVEISSDSDPV from the coding sequence ATGGGAACGAACGATTCTCCCGGTCAACCGGCGGGGAACGTCACTTGGCACAAGGCGCTCTCGCCGGGCGAGTTACCCGAGGGCAGAGTGGAGGCGGTGAGCTGCGGCGGCACCACCGTCGCGATGACACACTACGACGGGGAGTACGCCGCGCTCGACAACAGCTGTCCGCACCAAGGCGGCCCCCTCGGCGAGGGATCGATCGAGACCGGCTGCCTCCGGTGTCCTTGGCACGGGTGGGACTTCGACCCGCTGACCGGCGAGACTCCCGGATCGCACGACGACGCCGTGGAGACGTTCCCGGTCGAGGAACGCGAGGACGGGATCTACGTCGGGTTCCCCGAGGAGGAGCCGCACGAGCGAACCGTCTCGGACGTGGTCGCCGAGACGCTCGTCAACTGGGGGGTCAGACAGGTCTGGGGCATCGTCGGCCACTCGAACCTCGGACTGGCGGACGCGCTCCGCCGGGAGGCCGAGACGGGGAACCTCACGTACTACGGCGTCCGGCACGAGGGAGCCGCCGCGTTCGCCGCCTCGGCGTACGGGAAGCTCACCGGCCGGCCGGCGGCCTGCTTCTCCATCGCCGGCCCCGGGGCGACGAACATGCTCACCGGGCTGTGGGACGCCAACGTCGACCGCTCGCCGACGATCGCGCTGACCGGCCAGGTCGAGTCGCAGGTCTTGGGTACGGGCAACTTCCAAGAGGTCGACCTCGAGGCCGCCTACGGCGATGTCGCCGCGTTCGAGGCGACGGTGCTGCACGACTCGGACTCCGCCGAGCTCGCTACGCGGGCCGCGAAGACCGCGGTCCTCGAACGCGGCGTCTCGCACCTGGTCTTCCCCGACGAGATCCAGACCCAGTCCGCCGAGGGCGTCAAGCCGGCCGATCCCGAGGGGCGCATCACCGACCGGGACATCAGCCCGCCCGCGGATGCGCTGGACGACGCCGAGGAGCTGCTGGCGGAGGCCGAACGGCCGGTCATCGTCGTCGGCCACGGCGCCCGCTTCCACATGGACCCCGTCGTCGAGCTGGCCGAGCGCCTGGACTGCCCGGTCCTGACGACGTTCAAGGCCAAAGGTCAGATCCCTGATTCCCACCCGCTCGCGGGGGGCGTTCTCGGCCGGTCGGGTACGCCTATCGCGAGCCATTTCATGAACGAGTCAGACCTACTCGCGGTGTTCGGCGCGAGCTTCTCGAACCACACCGGTATCGCGGAGTACAAGCCGATCATCCACGTCGACTTCGACGCGATGACGCTGGGGAAACACCACAGCGTCGACGTGCCGGTGTGGGGCGAGATCGGGGTCACCGTCGACGAACTGAACGACCGGCTCGACGGCGCCGACGTCGCCGCCGAGAGCCAGCGCGAGGAGCTCGCCGACCGTTGGGAAATCTGGCGCGACGAGAAGGCCACCCGGCGCGACCAGCCCGCCGAGCGCGGGGTCAACTACGCGACCGTCTTCGAGGCGATGAGTCAGATCGTCCCCGACGACGCGGTCGTCCCCGTCGACGTGGGCAACAACACCTACGCGTTCGGGCGGTACTTCGAGCCCGAGGACCAGTCGGTGCTGATGTCGGGGTACCTCGGCTCGATCGGGTTCGCGTTTCCCGCGGCGCTGGGAGCCTGGGCCGCCACGCAGGAGCCGGGGTCGCGGTTCGCGGGCCGGCCGGTCGTCTCGATCTCCAGCGACGGCGGCTTCGGGCAGTACATGAGCGAGTTCACGACCGCCGTCAAGTACGACATGGACCTCACCCACGTTTTGCTCAATGACGACGAACTCGGGAAGATCAGCAAAGAACAGCGCACCGGCGGCTGGGATGTCTGGCAGACTGACCTCGTGAACCCGAGATTCGCCGAGTTCGCGGAGAACTGCGGCGGTCACGGCGCTTACGTCGACGACAAGGCAGACCTCGACGACGCGCTCCGGGAGGCGATCGCGTACGACGGGCCAGCGCTCGTCGAGATCAGCAGCGACTCCGATCCGGTGTGA
- a CDS encoding sulfite exporter TauE/SafE family protein gives MSRSNALALGLVGLSGAIVLAMLGGDVGVRVGDADLRAGAAALRSLPLPAGFPVERFLTHWWVFPASVVFSLVALASGVSGALFFSPFFMLVVGLSPSQAIGAGLLTEVFGMGNGLVNYVRQRVVDYQTAKWLLLGAVPAVVVGAVAAHYVPTALLKLAFGLGLLLLGGFLIYYDPPEEQVPGEREGEYLRRKNTGRGTTTVETTDGETFTYDTCWRLPGVGLATAGGFITGLISAGLPEVTTTQLIVRCRLPPRVAVATSVFVLAVAAVAGAAVHALAATPVWYVVAWSIPGVIVGGTLGTRVGKYVPSEVMEPALGVVFGIVGVVVLGSELLV, from the coding sequence ATGAGCCGATCGAACGCGCTCGCCCTCGGTCTCGTCGGGCTGTCGGGAGCGATCGTACTCGCGATGCTGGGAGGTGACGTCGGGGTTCGAGTCGGTGACGCCGACCTCAGAGCCGGTGCGGCGGCACTTCGATCCCTTCCGCTCCCGGCCGGATTCCCGGTCGAGCGGTTCCTCACGCACTGGTGGGTGTTCCCCGCCTCGGTCGTCTTCTCGCTGGTCGCGCTCGCCTCCGGCGTCTCGGGCGCGCTGTTCTTCAGTCCCTTCTTCATGCTGGTCGTCGGCCTGTCGCCCTCGCAGGCGATCGGTGCTGGCCTCCTGACGGAAGTGTTCGGGATGGGAAACGGACTGGTGAACTACGTCCGCCAGCGCGTCGTCGACTATCAGACCGCCAAGTGGCTGCTCCTCGGCGCGGTTCCGGCGGTCGTGGTCGGCGCGGTCGCGGCCCACTACGTCCCGACGGCGCTCCTCAAGCTCGCCTTCGGCCTCGGGCTCCTGCTGCTCGGCGGATTTTTGATCTACTACGACCCGCCCGAGGAGCAGGTACCGGGCGAGCGCGAGGGCGAGTACCTCAGACGAAAGAACACTGGTCGGGGCACGACGACCGTCGAGACGACGGACGGAGAGACGTTCACCTACGACACCTGCTGGCGTCTCCCCGGCGTCGGTCTCGCCACGGCCGGCGGCTTCATCACCGGACTCATCAGCGCCGGGCTCCCCGAAGTGACGACGACGCAGCTGATCGTCCGCTGTCGCCTGCCGCCCCGCGTCGCCGTCGCGACGAGCGTGTTCGTCCTCGCCGTCGCGGCGGTCGCGGGCGCGGCCGTCCACGCGCTCGCCGCGACGCCGGTCTGGTACGTCGTCGCGTGGTCGATCCCGGGCGTGATCGTCGGCGGAACGCTCGGGACCCGCGTCGGCAAGTACGTCCCCAGCGAAGTCATGGAGCCCGCGCTCGGAGTCGTCTTCGGTATCGTCGGCGTGGTGGTTCTCGGGAGCGAGCTCCTCGTGTGA
- a CDS encoding helix-turn-helix domain-containing protein, whose translation MTDGRSSQSDEQPDEVQYDPDNDRYDIYECSDPDCDNVVLGIGRDNPPMSCHGQPMEPVREVDMTVKPPDVKQVLLQAFGLPKAGLDICLCVIGEGPLSANEVADQLGYDRSTVTRYLNRLVELGLLRRSELNREGGGVVNVFHSTDLERMRYETLIGFYVWAGEAASLIEDANLTKRDYLEANPDQELTDVFWESFSEE comes from the coding sequence ATGACTGACGGACGTTCGTCTCAGTCCGACGAGCAACCCGACGAAGTCCAGTACGATCCCGATAACGATCGGTACGACATCTACGAGTGTTCCGACCCCGACTGCGACAACGTCGTCCTCGGAATAGGTCGCGACAACCCGCCGATGTCCTGTCACGGGCAGCCGATGGAGCCGGTGAGAGAGGTCGACATGACGGTCAAACCGCCGGACGTGAAACAGGTCCTGCTACAGGCGTTCGGCCTTCCGAAGGCCGGACTCGACATCTGTCTCTGCGTCATCGGCGAGGGGCCGCTCTCGGCGAACGAGGTGGCCGACCAGCTGGGGTACGACCGGAGTACCGTCACGCGCTACCTCAACAGGCTCGTCGAGCTCGGACTGCTCCGACGGTCCGAGTTGAACCGAGAGGGCGGCGGCGTCGTCAACGTGTTCCACTCGACCGACCTCGAACGGATGCGTTACGAGACGCTCATCGGGTTCTACGTCTGGGCCGGGGAGGCGGCTTCTCTCATCGAGGACGCGAACCTGACGAAGCGGGACTACCTCGAAGCGAACCCCGACCAGGAACTGACGGACGTCTTCTGGGAATCCTTCTCCGAGGAGTAA
- a CDS encoding helix-turn-helix domain-containing protein: MVDHEASQSEEAQPDEVQYDPTSSRYDLFECPECDNIVLALGRDEPPMSCHDKPMERVTDVEMSVKPPDVKQVLFQAFGLPKAGLDICLCVIGEGPLSANEVAESLGYDRSTVTRYLNTLVELGLLRRSELNREAGGVVNVYHSVDLERMRRETLIGFYVWAGEAAALIEDANVTKQDYLDENPDQELPGMFWESFRDK, encoded by the coding sequence ATGGTAGACCACGAGGCGAGTCAGTCCGAGGAAGCACAGCCCGACGAAGTGCAGTACGATCCGACGTCCAGCCGCTACGATCTCTTCGAATGCCCCGAGTGTGATAACATCGTCCTCGCGCTGGGGCGGGACGAACCCCCGATGTCCTGTCACGATAAGCCGATGGAGCGCGTGACTGACGTGGAGATGAGCGTCAAGCCGCCGGATGTCAAGCAGGTACTGTTTCAGGCCTTCGGGCTGCCGAAGGCGGGACTCGACATCTGTCTGTGCGTCATCGGTGAAGGCCCTCTGTCAGCGAACGAGGTCGCCGAGTCGCTCGGCTACGATCGGAGCACAGTCACCCGATACCTCAATACGCTCGTCGAGCTCGGACTGCTTCGGCGGTCCGAGCTGAACCGCGAAGCGGGCGGTGTGGTCAACGTCTATCACTCGGTCGACCTCGAACGGATGCGACGCGAGACGCTGATCGGCTTCTACGTCTGGGCTGGCGAGGCCGCCGCGCTCATCGAGGACGCGAACGTGACCAAACAGGACTATCTCGACGAAAACCCGGATCAGGAACTCCCCGGGATGTTCTGGGAGTCGTTTCGCGACAAGTGA
- a CDS encoding RimK/LysX family protein, with the protein MTASSDSPGRENTTEAGRSVSADESQTASGAIRVGVLSTHNSKETKAILNAVRALGHEPVWIRNENVTSWIEDGTVHLSPRVDVLVNRMLFTKSDHQLEDLQLAALYEETTPVVNGSQAVTDTLHKYRAGAKLAAAGLPVPDAYFGRSPRTVEEWPEYLPANAAHKHTIGTNGQQMSVVSPTDPIGPKIDDEQSFVQEFLEDSDNRPSDVRVYVVGGEIVGAMRRHAPAGDWRTNVALGGEVEGITNELGVRPRQIAKEATDVLGLDLAGVDLMPVDGEWFVLEVNATAGFKGLFSATGVSAAPHIARLAIERVGGGVDQSQIVELESTLDDSVPDCKPPLVQESGDDGVLGYTSRIRINGRDGAEQVVAKSDTGAERTSIDTDLAGRIGAGPLVGTTQVRSGTGSETETRPLVDVDLCLNGRWRTVTASITDRTEMTYPVLLGRDVLEAYTLDISNTVEE; encoded by the coding sequence ATGACTGCCTCCTCAGATTCACCCGGACGAGAGAACACGACCGAAGCGGGTCGATCCGTGAGCGCCGACGAGTCACAGACCGCCAGCGGGGCGATTCGCGTCGGCGTCTTGAGCACGCACAACAGCAAGGAGACGAAGGCGATCCTCAACGCCGTTCGGGCGCTGGGACACGAGCCCGTCTGGATCCGGAACGAGAACGTCACGTCGTGGATCGAGGACGGGACGGTCCACCTCTCGCCGCGCGTCGACGTCCTCGTGAATCGGATGCTGTTTACCAAAAGCGATCACCAACTCGAAGACCTCCAGCTGGCCGCGCTCTACGAGGAGACGACACCCGTCGTCAACGGTTCGCAGGCCGTGACGGACACGCTACACAAGTATCGAGCGGGGGCGAAGCTCGCGGCGGCCGGCCTCCCGGTTCCGGACGCCTACTTCGGACGGTCGCCGCGAACCGTCGAGGAGTGGCCCGAGTACCTTCCCGCCAACGCCGCACACAAGCACACGATCGGGACGAACGGCCAGCAGATGTCGGTCGTCTCGCCGACGGACCCGATCGGTCCCAAGATCGACGACGAACAGTCGTTCGTCCAAGAATTTTTAGAAGACAGTGATAATCGGCCCTCAGACGTGCGTGTCTATGTGGTCGGTGGGGAAATCGTCGGCGCGATGCGACGCCACGCCCCCGCTGGGGACTGGCGAACCAACGTCGCCCTCGGCGGTGAGGTCGAAGGAATCACGAACGAACTCGGTGTACGGCCTCGACAGATAGCGAAAGAGGCAACGGACGTTCTGGGGTTGGATCTGGCCGGCGTCGATCTGATGCCCGTCGACGGCGAGTGGTTCGTTCTCGAGGTCAACGCGACAGCAGGGTTCAAGGGCCTGTTCTCGGCGACCGGCGTCTCTGCGGCCCCGCATATCGCTCGCCTGGCTATCGAGCGAGTTGGCGGTGGCGTTGATCAGTCGCAGATCGTCGAATTGGAATCGACGTTAGACGATTCGGTGCCGGATTGCAAACCGCCGCTCGTGCAGGAGAGCGGCGACGACGGCGTGCTCGGTTACACCTCTCGAATACGAATCAACGGTCGTGACGGAGCGGAACAGGTAGTCGCAAAATCGGATACCGGTGCCGAACGGACCAGTATCGACACGGATCTCGCCGGTCGAATCGGTGCCGGGCCGCTCGTCGGAACGACACAGGTTCGGTCGGGGACGGGAAGCGAGACGGAAACCCGCCCGCTGGTCGACGTGGACCTGTGCTTGAACGGGCGATGGCGGACCGTCACGGCCAGTATCACCGATCGGACGGAGATGACCTATCCCGTCCTGCTCGGTCGAGATGTCCTCGAAGCCTACACGCTCGATATCAGTAACACGGTGGAGGAATAG